A window of Pseudophryne corroboree isolate aPseCor3 chromosome 1, aPseCor3.hap2, whole genome shotgun sequence genomic DNA:
GCTATGTCTGGCCCTAgcctaattcatgagtgtcctggttaaagggatggtatggtaagcctagttaATTATGCAAGCGCTATTACTAGAATGGCAGTTTAATGGTGGAGGGAATTAATGATAGAGGATTGGGGTTAATGATGACTGAAGATGGGGGGTTATTTGGTCCTGAGAGAGGAAATATAATATTGAGGTGGAGGTAAACCAGGAGAGAAGTGTTGTAGGTGTAGTGAAGGGGGTTTAATGTATGTAAAAGGAGAGAACTGTGAGTGAAGAGATTAGATGCTATGCATATTGTTTGCCATTTATTAGCAAATACTGTAGAAAAATGTTTTAAAATCATATTTCACTGTTGGAAAGCTTACTAACTTGGTGAAGCCAGCACTAAGAATCACTATATTTTAATTGTAGTATACAGGTAGGTAAAAACTGCAGGACATTGTTTTGTTAGATTTTCAAATTTGCCTGGCTGGTTCTTTGATTGTAAAACTTTGTCGAGCCCTGCTTACAGATTGTAATTTACTTCTAGGTATTCTTGTCCGAGTGGAAAGAGATGAAAGTGGCCCTTTCTCAGCTTACAGTACCAGCTCTACAGGATGACTTTGTTCATGGCTTGCGAATGCTACAATCCCTACAGAGCAGACATGTAGTTACCCTTGTGGgttattgcaaagcggataactccatTCTAACAGAGTATCATCCTCTGGGCTCTTTGAAAAACTTGGATAAAACATTCAACCTTCCCAAATACCAGACTTTAAATACTTGGGAAAACCGACTTGGTCTTGCAATAGACTATGTGAGTATTATCCGTTATCTGCACAATAGTCCACTTGGAGTACTTGTCATGTGTGACTCCAATGATCTGGAAAAGGTGCTATCTCAGTACCTTCTAACCAGTGACTTCCACATAGTGGCCAATGATTTAGATGCTTTGCCTTTGGTGGACAGAGAGAAAGATGCTTTGATCAAATGTGGCCCGAGAGAAATTGTCGGGAATTTTATTGCTCCTGAACAGCTGTGGCCCTTTGGGCCAAATACTGAGTTTACTAATGATCTCATGCCGTCATATGATGAGAAAACTGATATCTGGAAGATCCCTGCAGTAACTGATTATCTTTTGGGCCATGTGGAGGGGAGTGATATCATCAGATTCCACTTGTTTGACATTCATACAGAGTGTGGGAAAAAGAACCCGGCAGAGAGACCATCTGCACAGACCATCCTGGACAGATACAGGAGAGTTCTTACTTTGCTGATGAAGGAGATGGCTTTATCCAATACTAGAGAAATGCTATGAAATGACAATGCACATAGTACATATGAGTTGGCTATGTTTGTTTTGTGTACCAGTGTTTCTTCAGTTCTTTCTCTATTATTCCACCTTTTTAGAAGCCTTGCTCTTTTTATTTAATGGTGTTCAGCAGAGAATATGAAGCAAGCTGCTGGTTGTGATACCACTAACTGTTGCATAGGACGACCCATATATCAGTTGGGCGAATCCACGATGGCTGATCTGATTTTCCAATCAACAATCCGATTTGCCAATGATCTTCAAAATACAACATATTCAAAATCCCCAACTTGCCGATTCAGACGATTTTTGGGTTGGAATCGGCTACTTGAGATTTTCCGACATGTTAGATTTTGGCAATTTTTAAGGACAATCCTCATCACCAAGCAGGATTTTGCCAATTGATTGTAGGTGGATGGGCTACATTATGCTTGGTGTCCAATCATCAATTAACTTGAAATAAGATGCACCTTTAAGTGGGCATGTACAAGCCGATGAGATAAAGTTGTTATAAGGTGTGGTTGTTGCATTCTGATTCTTATACTGTATATTTAGTACTAAATTAGAACAGATCAAGGGAGAAAAGTGTGTGCAGGGACAGTCAGAGAGAACATTCAGGAAAGAAGTGTGAAATACATCAGTTTTTCAATCGTGTGAAAGAGTAGGCATCAAACATGTTAATGCTGCCCGACCTGAGGCCAAATAACAGATGTGAGGCTTAGCAAGAATTCTTTGTATTTAAATGATTGGTGTCTACAATATAGCAGCTGTACTCTTTCCCGAAGCGGGTTCTAGACCACACAGTCATTTTATAAGTGTTTAcattacaggttctcaaactctgctctcaggaccccaaacagttcatgttttccaggtctcctcacagaattacaagtgaaatacttagctccagctgtggatgttttaaaatgtgtaagtgagtaatgaatacaccatgGCACCTACTGtataacctgcaaaacatgaactgtgtggggtctggTTTATATTAATGCAGTTTGCACCTTCTGTATAGGCACATCAGGTGTAGCCTGCTGCCATTTTGTATCTGTTAAATCAAGTCcctcaaataataaaaatatgaatattCAAAAACTACAAATATTTAGTACTTCTGAGTGGAGATTTAGTAGAGTAATTTTGTAGTAACTTTTAGTCATTCTGAAATTATGGGAAAGACCATGGAAAATTGTTATTATATTGTCAAATGAAATGACTATTGGTCAAAACCAATGCGCAATATATATGGGGAGACAATGcactgtttaaaaagaaaaaaaaaaaatgtaattgatAAATGGCAAAGGCAGGACACAGTCTTGTCACAAACGTATAAAATAAAATGTTAAAGGGGTTAAAGCTGGCATGCTGCCTGCTGGAAAAGCCTGATCAATATAGTTATGAAGTTATAATAATATTTGAAAGCACCTGTaaccggttccgtacgaaagccctcGCCACCTCGCGTTccgtccccagtcacagaatggagtttaggtcacacgggacctggccagttAGGGGATtcatgcttaccgtcagtaaccgcctgttgctgactccacccactgcgcggctcctacgctgccaccaccagactccacgttgccgtggcgtctggaaccacagttctgctctgtatgcatcgacacCCTGTCttaccacccctatgtgatgttgaCAGATCCCCACTGGTCGCTTGACCAAGCTTCTGCACGGTAGCTggcgggaggcggagcttggagacgctgggtgtacCCAAAACAGATGGAAAACGGAGCTATGCTTAGCATagctctgcaggtcacaagatgaagcggtcgtcttgaagcagaagatgtttatttgcccaaatagtcttaaaaaagactcttccctctttctaggggcaacagcaatacagcatggTGTTAAcaacagaaagtagttggtataatacacttttcatagggcagcagccctccttttatcctactccaatacacctaccacagggggtaagcccaccctgtttttctcaaccaatcattgtttactcatgtgctgggcatgtcttggccacatgtacagctaccattgtcctctatggacagtggggagtggtcactctcctttggtcgtcccatcctggagggttggtatccaccctggtgacgctcagtctaTGCTgtggggaagttttcccgcctaaactactTTCAGGAATCTGCCCAGGGACCCAGCTCACTATATGCAGCCTAAAATCGGGCTCCATAAATGGGAAGCCTAGATCCCAGGTCAGGGTTTCCTGCCCACCGAGGGTGATCCCCatagagctccagaaaaccactccgcttgttttaaagctgagctgctcctctctctccccatggtATTTCCATGTGGGAGTCTAGAGGGGAAGGCAttccattttttgggggggaaggactgggggaatccaacagcctgcacagcAATGGATTCAGCCCTCCTGGGACACAattaaccaagtaagtgcatttcactTTAAACACATTTAAGTATACTTTGCATGTTTCTTTACATatccactgagcctgtgccctgcactagGCTctgcatactcaggcactgcagctgGGGGGTTTGCTATCCCCAGCTCAGTGCCTCCCAACACTGCATATATTTTACTACATTTAAAAACATTGTTATTTTATTGTATTCTCAGCGCTGGGCTCCCTTAGCCCTGCAGACCAGGAAAATCCTCCTAGCCCGGTTCCCTCCCTCAGGCAGTGCAGGGTTCTGTTGCCTCGCCGCAGCCACCGGGTCTGAGGCTGCAGCGCACCCAATACCCCTGTTGGAGCCTGAAGCCCGGGGCACTCGTCCCAGTCGCCGGTGCTCTCTCTGTagtgctgaggtgccgggagtTTAGCTTCATAGGGAGCCGGCTTGCCCGGTCACCCCTGAGCGACGCACTCTGGGCGGCGGTTGGTGCACCCACCCCCGGCGCATTGAGGGCAAACATTTTACCGCCGCAGGTGTCTGTGCGCGGCGGTTGACATGGAGCGCGGATGCAGGGGCGCCGGGAGCTGAGCTCCTGGTCTCCAAGCCCTTCCTGGCTCTGCGCATTGGGAGCCGGATGTCCCAGACTCCCAGCCGCCGCGCTGGGTGGCCGCAGAAACCCCATCCCCTGGGCATACCAAGGGTTACCACTCTCGGTCGCTggcgaggtccgggaccacggcgcacGCATTAAATAAATGTTCAAACATTTATAAACACTCGGTGCCTAGCGCCATGACATATTTTAAAAGTGGCACCAAGCACCTACTGTCCAGTCAAATGGTGCTGGGCAGCTGAgggttaacccccccccccttcagcgccACGGCCGCTGTTGTCCACACTAAAAGATGCATGTATACATATTGTTATATAAAAAGTTAAGGAAAAATGTAATGTATGGTGTTACACGTGCTTTTCCAAATACAGTAGCGCACAACTGGAAAAGTACAGTGGTTTTAGAGCTCACAGCTTATAATTAGTTGTGAAAATGCTGTGTGGTGCTACAAATATTAGAATAATCATTAAATGTGAGAGCATTCAAAGTAGCATTAGTCATACAATCACATATTTAGTGCTTGATATTTTGTCTTTTGTTATATTTTGTACATTTTTTATTGTCTTATTGTAGGCTCTGACTCTCTCGATAGGGTCCTAGACCGTCAGACAGGAAGtcaggtgtctgtgtgtgtggaaaATTATTTCCCTGCGTTTACTGCTTTGGTGCCAAAAAATGTGACTAATAACTTCCTTGAGCTATTTGGGTAGTTGCAAACACAAATTAAcagatgggggtaaatttactaagatgggtgttctatttaagatgggatgttgcccatagcaaccaatcagattccaggtattatgtcctagaaggtgctagatacatgagaagtagaatctgattggttgctatgggcaacatcccatcttaaatagaactcccatcttagtaaatgtaccccaggcTCTTTACGGTATAATGCTGTTTCTTAGTTATGTTTTTGTATCTGCTGAATTCTGAAGCCCAGAGCACTTCCAAATTCAATGCACGGGGAATGAAGGGAAATACAATGGTATTACTATGACATTGAACTACAGTATGGTTTCTGCCACTAGCACTGTAACATACAGTGTAATGCGTGCAAACTGTCAATAGATATCTGTAGACTAAATCTAACATCtgtaggggtgtggttcatagggtcgaccactatgGTCACCCAAgacaggttgacatgagttttttttctttttctccaacgtcctagaggatgctggggacacttcaagaaccatggggtatagacgggatccgcaggagacatgggcactttaagactttaaaaggggtgtgaactggctcctccctctatgcccctcctccagactccagttagattctttgcccagtgagactggatgcacactgaggagctctctctcctgagtttctctgaaaaagacttttgttaggtttattattttcagggagacctgctggcaacagtctccctgcttcgtgggacttaggggagagaagcagacctacttctgtgagtttcaaggctctgcttctttggctacaggacaccattagctcctgagggtctgaacgctaggtacgcctagatgctcgttcccagagccccccgtcaccccccccccccttacagagccagaagactggtaagtagaagaagatctgaagacttcagtgacaatgctaaattcccttgtcgtataaacaaccctttatgaagtctaagaacactgtacgctgtttacttaagaagtacagtaatggtacgctagttgcgtaacgatcgctcagccgtaggcgagacgctcaagcgtcacgttcgctcacggcccagtgatcacaggacacgttattggctatgactagagtaatgattcgctatggcgtagcttacgctcgagaccacgaggaggtcaccagcggcgcagacgctcacaacgctatacctttatgtctaaaccttataccaatgaaatacacagaataccttaatgtgaatacagggtgtaagtgcaaccttgtgtaacctgactaactacaaagctgcttgagcgtcaccgacgctcaagtgaacacttaacactatagaaaatacacagatactggtttagggtccaaagcctattaactgtattatatctaatatacttgtaaaaggggataacagtacaaatgatacactacaatataacagagacttcctaaccaaaatacaatactatctaatacaattcaatactagtctaggggagatgtgagagaaaagagaaaggagagagagagagaaatggagagagatgagagaaattggctcacagtaagacaatgattacggagagaaacttacgcacaaggggaaacgatcgcatgcgcctggacatccagcacccgattttcagcaatgagaaccgttgaagagtgagagctggatgtggtcggcctgcctatttatgccccacacacaatgcaatcctacagtccctacaatcccattgtccattggacgtcggaattcggccccgcatcataacaaaaggtcataggttgattcatacaggtgggctgtgacgatttcaaacagctcaggtgggtggggaactaggtttcccgccgcatacctgagtatgagtaaagagtagaaatggacataaacttcttatgtccataactattcgcacgagcgattaatacgctccaaaccaacaccggaatattgctatttaaatactcttccgatgggtaccaaacactactgcatgactcctgttagacccttcctacgatacaaagagggattcctcagctcagggacattctatattaactaaactttcagaaactatcaaagggatcatgatctacaaactacattaattgtgaaaatatgtaacgaatgagtcgcacgctacgactacataaactctaccgtaaatacgcataccgtgcgcccgcgggtgcacgctattgcgggtatgcgccttcacgggagagcgtacgcatgcgcagcgcggaccagtgtgcggtgcaaatatggcagtgtgtatggggatatttttctgactttgacagtccaccctttggcagtcaataataactgccacttcctgaaaacatttcaaaaggagaaaaatatatgtcagtggttaattcatttccatggttgggtgagggaggagagaggagtaggtgtgaagagggtatgacctagtgagaaagcagaagcatgtgtgtatgagtccatgtttggagggtcatgtatcatcgtgccgtacgtgtggtaaatcaagcttcgaggtattgcgaagtatacatttgaattccttcttatcctgtggtacaggtctgtggatgggctgtcaaactttaccgagctcttttcggattttgaacaaaatggggagcacattttagttgatgatacatgaatggggggatatgtgattgctgatatctgtgcctgtattccctatactatgtgtgttattacctgagggttgtagagatgaaggtgaagaacacttatggaaaatgcaatgatattctatgtcagggaaatgtacatctgtcgttgaagttgtgttcggtatctgttgagagtcgtcttctttgcgctgtattgctccttgggcatgagcaaatagctttgtcagagccatcggatttacaaaaaatgttgggctagcgtgagtttaaaaatactagggaaactggggatccatggcaaagttcatcaagtgtccatatcataggttgtcaaaacttcatctttggtgcttgtctgttgtctgtatagcgtctcgtcaacttcctcgtccaagggggtcttcgtatcttggagaaaagcagaaaaacaggtgaaagaaacggaccgtataatcgcattttcatcacatcatggtttctatcattgggtcataaatcaaatccaggttaattacagtttcctcactcctcaaactcatcactcttgtactttgtttgcacctcattaaagcctgcccgcatctaaatatcaatccaatcgatataatgacacccaagatacatagtagaaactttccaacatccattatgactccttgagcccagtctcctaaaccagagaaccaatttcgcgggttcaaccatgacacccaaccagtcagctcattacctacagcagcaagggtgagattgtgtttccgacgaaattcccacttcaattggagaatatcatccatcttttggtctatgacctctaccggatcctcggtgctatttgtgatatacgtgcaacactttataccgtactgtgttgccaatgtaacacaatatccgcctgttactgctgtaagataattaagaaccatcctatgctgaactagttctgttttgtaggcttgaagttctcttccagtgtatctaaacgtgtcatcatacatttcagtgatattatctaacaaattggcgagtgcggaaatgtatctatagttcatcactcctcgagcggtgcgagtgaaatctaacgctaccagaacctgaatcccggtggattcatgggtaagatcggaggccggatgctctaacctttctgacagttgtcttttaactcggtgctcgtaatgagtgtgagtataaggagcttgggcaccacggtgtatgtccttcattttgtcatgtgtaacagtcatcacttcaggcaatacttttccaatataacacaatccttcagagtttggggcaagccacttgtacgcctttctcccgcatatgaaatatgcgtcatcggggagaacatatgggacggagaaggacattaccatgttacaaaccttccaggtgaaatctcctgaccctaattcttccatctgcttaatgcacgtatcagtttgtacgatatgtgcacagtatcctggtgatacctctccaactctagtaatcctatttcctaaggtatatcgataccggaaagattttcctctactggctatgtggcgtacaagctctgtatctgtaggcattctatctgctctgtgtgaaaaggtcatggtaaggttgctccatgacacttcccaatttcccggcttacggggattggagatattaaaacataagagggacctatccacatggtattggtggagcttcaaactaggagggctggagatgttaaacctccggtccaccggtctcccaccacttagctcaagcacctcccctaacgttaaaggaaatggtactagccctgatttgctatgaccctgaggcacttgagagcatacccaacaatctgtttggtttaacacgttacccactaaagagtgatagtcactcaatggatgccggtccatatggatattaaaactggattggcatttctttatgcatccatcttcaaccagattatcacagagcctacagatacagttttcttcagccaacaatccatcacaatttcttctatcggatcgttttctgatactcgcctttgcttgttggtttggttgatcttggaaaactacgcctccatcatcataatcggaacccattccagaacctctctcgacctctatggtactctcgccggaacagactgctctggtcaacatcacggttaacatcaaaatccggatcacagtctcttggggcaagtccatctttgaggaggaaatagagaagaatgagaagggggaaaaagaaatttcaaggaagaggggatgggaagtgaagaaaaacaataaaagggagaggggagtcgacaactgctttcggtcttcaaggctcaggtgccgcctcagtcctcctggaacagacactccagtgatacaacctctaccgtctgttccttatcacgggacttctctggatcagcaacctttttgcagtgggatgaatggacccaagtctctctctcagcaaccttcaatgctgtggtgctagtcaataagacctggtatggtccttcccatctatcaataagacaacctgagcgtagaaaatttcgtatcattacataatccccaggttcaatgtcatgacaattactatctggtaaatcaggaatcaccaacttcagattatcattttgattcctcaactgcttactcatgttaatcaagtactttacagttacttcattgttacatttcaaatcatcctgagggttaatcatgacatgcggttgtcgaccaaacaagatttcaaaaggagacagattaaga
This region includes:
- the POMK gene encoding protein O-mannose kinase — encoded protein: MEKRLQVGRRTGSWNCLILLIILLLFTVVFINLLLYVYLENLYVSTSYSPADPSACPQGYFKIGTMKNCSAWLSCEAIKKEVRKLKLVDEGAVKKVFLSEWKEMKVALSQLTVPALQDDFVHGLRMLQSLQSRHVVTLVGYCKADNSILTEYHPLGSLKNLDKTFNLPKYQTLNTWENRLGLAIDYVSIIRYLHNSPLGVLVMCDSNDLEKVLSQYLLTSDFHIVANDLDALPLVDREKDALIKCGPREIVGNFIAPEQLWPFGPNTEFTNDLMPSYDEKTDIWKIPAVTDYLLGHVEGSDIIRFHLFDIHTECGKKNPAERPSAQTILDRYRRVLTLLMKEMALSNTREML